A DNA window from Solanum lycopersicum chromosome 3, SLM_r2.1 contains the following coding sequences:
- the LOC101254880 gene encoding probable plastid-lipid-associated protein 14, chloroplastic isoform X2: MAAIGVYSTPKMEYVEGRCISSIHSSTSLKLWPMIGRTGFPIRRKRLEVNCSLPNTMSPLESEEDAATLSSSDSLEDEFSHVTKFKMSDFKIRNRVSIGLGGRGDEIVFEAMVNDPHSPLYKTRVVLRQLISPRAKRRGHRAIEVLKRLGRRKLMYHSYSMQVHGYICSSMIDENSSFTLVHGHHGSASLRHWLQRSDWLPTLEATLSLDQESVRRVGDDTIGGPAISRQLRLIRILMRDLLIGVNYVHSHGLAHTELRLENLHISAVDKHIKVGILGNASDFNEADPADNTSYDNMDRRRMMIAFDMRCVGFIMAKMVLRELMDPTIFAKFKAFLTKGNDPSCLREFLLHAVKRNSSVGNFGIQILDRNWGAGWHLLSVLLAPKPLDRISCLNALRHPFLCGPKWRVNPSIDLIRWSLGSTTVRIAEEYIYGQQQHWLGLLPGKWRLLYCTGRHIGLTLRQPSVRVLIGEVYLTISKVSQPKTTFSAASHISFTVMAGRDWAHDKSGVGGELQVNSFFRLRAGRRLYLEEETISSKFPSATQDAQASVLKRLSSKKWRKAIPIYEIPSSLSVAKLVSDEIDVMMSLNKPLNGNMEVAQKAIQEVRTQIPPEMFDLSKIVCGTYLDSRLLVLRSVNGSALFFHRCTNDS; encoded by the exons ATGGCGGCTATCGGAGTATATTCAACTCCAAAAATGGAATATGTTGAAGGACGTTGCATAAGTTCTATTCATTCGTCGACTAGTCTTAAACTATGGCCTATGATTGGGAGAACCGGCTTTCCGATTCGGAGGAAAAGGTTGGAAGTGAATTGTTCATTGCCTAATACTATGTCTCCGTTAGAATCGGAGGAGGATGCAGCAACCTTAAGTAGCAGTGATTCCCTAGAGGATGAGTTCAGCCATGTGACGAAGTTCAAAATGTCCGATTTTAAGATAAGGAATCGTGTTAGCATTGGCCTTGGTGGCAGG GGAGATGAAATAGTGTTTGAAGCAATGGTGAATGATCCTCATAG CCCATTGTATAAGACCAGAGTTGTACTTAGACAACTTATAAGTCCTCGAGCCAAGCGGAGAGGACATCGTGCAATAGAG GTGTTGAAGAGACTGGGACGTCGTAAACTCATGTATCATTCGTACTCTATGCAAGTTCATGGATATATCTGCTCATCCATGATAGATGAGAATAGTTCATTCACCCTAGTTCATGGG CATCATGGAAGTGCTTCATTGAGACACTGGCTTCAACGGTCTGACTGGCTTCCAACTCTAGAAGCTACTCTTTCCCTAGATCAGGAGTCTGTTAGAAGGGTGGGGGATGATACTATAGGAGGGCCAGCTATTTCCCGGCAACTGCGGCTAATCCGAATTTTAATGAGGGATCTCTTGATTGGA GTGAACTATGTGCACAGCCATGGCCTTGCACATACAGAGCTAAGGCTTGAAAATTTGCACATTAGCGCGGTGGATAAACATATTAAG GTAGGTATATTGGGAAATGCTTCTGACTTTAATGAGGCTGATCCTGCGGATAACACATCATATGACAATATGGATAGGAGGAGAATGATGATTGCATTTGACATGAG ATGTGTTGGATTCATCATGGCAAAAATGGTTTTGAGGGAACTCATGGACCCAACGATCTTTGCCAAGTTCAAAGCATTCCTCACCAAG GGAAATGATCCCTCCTGTTTGCGGGAGTTTCTTCTGCATGCTGTAAAAAGAAATTCTTCGGTCGGAAACTTTGGTATACAA ATACTCGATAGGAACTGGGGTGCAGGTTGGCATTTGCTTTCAGTACTCCTTGCACCTAAACCTTTGGACAGGATAAG TTGCTTAAATGCTCTGAGGCATCCCTTCTTGTGTGGACCAAAATGGCGTGTGAACCCATCTATTGATCTAATCAGATGGAGTCTTGGCTCAACCACTGTTCGAATTGCAGAGGAATATATTTATGGGCAACAGCAG CATTGGTTGGGATTGCTTCCTGGAAAGTGGCGGCTGTTATATTGTACTGGAAGACATATAGGGTTGACCCTTCGACAGCCTTCTGTTAGAGTACTCATTGGGGAAGTATACCTAACAATATCTAAAGTGTCACAACCTAAGACCACATTTTCAGCTGCCTCACATATTAGCTTCACAGTTATGGCTGGTCGTGACTGGGCTCATGACAAGTCTGGCGTTGGGGGAGAACTGCAAGTTAATTCCTTTTTCAGATTGAGAGCTGGGAGACGGTTATATCTTGAGGAGGAAACTATCAGCTCAAAGTTTCCTTCAGCTACACAGGATGCTCAAGCTTCCGTCCTGAAAAGGCTATCTAGTAAAAAGTGGAGGAAAGCAATCCCGATATACGAAATCCCTTCCAGCCTTTCCGTAGCTAAACTTGTGTCGGATGAAATCGATGTGATGATGAGTCTTAATAAACCACTGAATGGAAACATGGAAGTTGCACAGAAAGCAATTCAAGAAGTACGCACCCAAATACCTCCTGAAATGTTCGATCTGTCAAAAATCGTTTGCGGAACATATTTAGATTCAAGATTGCTTGTCCTTCGAAGTGTAAATGGATCTGCCCTCTTCTTCCATAGATGTACAAATGACAGCTGA
- the LOC101254880 gene encoding probable plastid-lipid-associated protein 14, chloroplastic isoform X3 — MAAIGVYSTPKMEYVEGRCISSIHSSTSLKLWPMIGRTGFPIRRKRLEVNCSLPNTMSPLESEEDAATLSSSDSLEDEFSHVTKFKMSDFKIRNRVSIGLGGRGDEIVFEAMVNDPHSPLYKTRVVLRQLISPRAKRRGHRAIEVLKRLGRRKLMYHSYSMQVHGYICSSMIDENSSFTLVHGVNYVHSHGLAHTELRLENLHISAVDKHIKVGILGNASDFNEADPADNTSYDNMDRRRMMIAFDMRCVGFIMAKMVLRELMDPTIFAKFKAFLTKGNDPSCLREFLLHAVKRNSSVGNFGIQILDRNWGAGWHLLSVLLAPKPLDRISCLNALRHPFLCGPKWRVNPSIDLIRWSLGSTTVRIAEEYIYGQQQRSRLAHFVELMEMLNPYPKPKHWLGLLPGKWRLLYCTGRHIGLTLRQPSVRVLIGEVYLTISKVSQPKTTFSAASHISFTVMAGRDWAHDKSGVGGELQVNSFFRLRAGRRLYLEEETISSKFPSATQDAQASVLKRLSSKKWRKAIPIYEIPSSLSVAKLVSDEIDVMMSLNKPLNGNMEVAQKAIQEVRTQIPPEMFDLSKIVCGTYLDSRLLVLRSVNGSALFFHRCTNDS, encoded by the exons ATGGCGGCTATCGGAGTATATTCAACTCCAAAAATGGAATATGTTGAAGGACGTTGCATAAGTTCTATTCATTCGTCGACTAGTCTTAAACTATGGCCTATGATTGGGAGAACCGGCTTTCCGATTCGGAGGAAAAGGTTGGAAGTGAATTGTTCATTGCCTAATACTATGTCTCCGTTAGAATCGGAGGAGGATGCAGCAACCTTAAGTAGCAGTGATTCCCTAGAGGATGAGTTCAGCCATGTGACGAAGTTCAAAATGTCCGATTTTAAGATAAGGAATCGTGTTAGCATTGGCCTTGGTGGCAGG GGAGATGAAATAGTGTTTGAAGCAATGGTGAATGATCCTCATAG CCCATTGTATAAGACCAGAGTTGTACTTAGACAACTTATAAGTCCTCGAGCCAAGCGGAGAGGACATCGTGCAATAGAG GTGTTGAAGAGACTGGGACGTCGTAAACTCATGTATCATTCGTACTCTATGCAAGTTCATGGATATATCTGCTCATCCATGATAGATGAGAATAGTTCATTCACCCTAGTTCATGGG GTGAACTATGTGCACAGCCATGGCCTTGCACATACAGAGCTAAGGCTTGAAAATTTGCACATTAGCGCGGTGGATAAACATATTAAG GTAGGTATATTGGGAAATGCTTCTGACTTTAATGAGGCTGATCCTGCGGATAACACATCATATGACAATATGGATAGGAGGAGAATGATGATTGCATTTGACATGAG ATGTGTTGGATTCATCATGGCAAAAATGGTTTTGAGGGAACTCATGGACCCAACGATCTTTGCCAAGTTCAAAGCATTCCTCACCAAG GGAAATGATCCCTCCTGTTTGCGGGAGTTTCTTCTGCATGCTGTAAAAAGAAATTCTTCGGTCGGAAACTTTGGTATACAA ATACTCGATAGGAACTGGGGTGCAGGTTGGCATTTGCTTTCAGTACTCCTTGCACCTAAACCTTTGGACAGGATAAG TTGCTTAAATGCTCTGAGGCATCCCTTCTTGTGTGGACCAAAATGGCGTGTGAACCCATCTATTGATCTAATCAGATGGAGTCTTGGCTCAACCACTGTTCGAATTGCAGAGGAATATATTTATGGGCAACAGCAG CGAAGTAGGCTTGCTCATTTTGTCGAATTAATGGAGATGCTGAATCCTTATCCAAAGCCAAAG CATTGGTTGGGATTGCTTCCTGGAAAGTGGCGGCTGTTATATTGTACTGGAAGACATATAGGGTTGACCCTTCGACAGCCTTCTGTTAGAGTACTCATTGGGGAAGTATACCTAACAATATCTAAAGTGTCACAACCTAAGACCACATTTTCAGCTGCCTCACATATTAGCTTCACAGTTATGGCTGGTCGTGACTGGGCTCATGACAAGTCTGGCGTTGGGGGAGAACTGCAAGTTAATTCCTTTTTCAGATTGAGAGCTGGGAGACGGTTATATCTTGAGGAGGAAACTATCAGCTCAAAGTTTCCTTCAGCTACACAGGATGCTCAAGCTTCCGTCCTGAAAAGGCTATCTAGTAAAAAGTGGAGGAAAGCAATCCCGATATACGAAATCCCTTCCAGCCTTTCCGTAGCTAAACTTGTGTCGGATGAAATCGATGTGATGATGAGTCTTAATAAACCACTGAATGGAAACATGGAAGTTGCACAGAAAGCAATTCAAGAAGTACGCACCCAAATACCTCCTGAAATGTTCGATCTGTCAAAAATCGTTTGCGGAACATATTTAGATTCAAGATTGCTTGTCCTTCGAAGTGTAAATGGATCTGCCCTCTTCTTCCATAGATGTACAAATGACAGCTGA
- the LOC101254880 gene encoding probable plastid-lipid-associated protein 14, chloroplastic isoform X1, with protein MAAIGVYSTPKMEYVEGRCISSIHSSTSLKLWPMIGRTGFPIRRKRLEVNCSLPNTMSPLESEEDAATLSSSDSLEDEFSHVTKFKMSDFKIRNRVSIGLGGRGDEIVFEAMVNDPHSPLYKTRVVLRQLISPRAKRRGHRAIEVLKRLGRRKLMYHSYSMQVHGYICSSMIDENSSFTLVHGHHGSASLRHWLQRSDWLPTLEATLSLDQESVRRVGDDTIGGPAISRQLRLIRILMRDLLIGVNYVHSHGLAHTELRLENLHISAVDKHIKVGILGNASDFNEADPADNTSYDNMDRRRMMIAFDMRCVGFIMAKMVLRELMDPTIFAKFKAFLTKGNDPSCLREFLLHAVKRNSSVGNFGIQILDRNWGAGWHLLSVLLAPKPLDRISCLNALRHPFLCGPKWRVNPSIDLIRWSLGSTTVRIAEEYIYGQQQRSRLAHFVELMEMLNPYPKPKHWLGLLPGKWRLLYCTGRHIGLTLRQPSVRVLIGEVYLTISKVSQPKTTFSAASHISFTVMAGRDWAHDKSGVGGELQVNSFFRLRAGRRLYLEEETISSKFPSATQDAQASVLKRLSSKKWRKAIPIYEIPSSLSVAKLVSDEIDVMMSLNKPLNGNMEVAQKAIQEVRTQIPPEMFDLSKIVCGTYLDSRLLVLRSVNGSALFFHRCTNDS; from the exons ATGGCGGCTATCGGAGTATATTCAACTCCAAAAATGGAATATGTTGAAGGACGTTGCATAAGTTCTATTCATTCGTCGACTAGTCTTAAACTATGGCCTATGATTGGGAGAACCGGCTTTCCGATTCGGAGGAAAAGGTTGGAAGTGAATTGTTCATTGCCTAATACTATGTCTCCGTTAGAATCGGAGGAGGATGCAGCAACCTTAAGTAGCAGTGATTCCCTAGAGGATGAGTTCAGCCATGTGACGAAGTTCAAAATGTCCGATTTTAAGATAAGGAATCGTGTTAGCATTGGCCTTGGTGGCAGG GGAGATGAAATAGTGTTTGAAGCAATGGTGAATGATCCTCATAG CCCATTGTATAAGACCAGAGTTGTACTTAGACAACTTATAAGTCCTCGAGCCAAGCGGAGAGGACATCGTGCAATAGAG GTGTTGAAGAGACTGGGACGTCGTAAACTCATGTATCATTCGTACTCTATGCAAGTTCATGGATATATCTGCTCATCCATGATAGATGAGAATAGTTCATTCACCCTAGTTCATGGG CATCATGGAAGTGCTTCATTGAGACACTGGCTTCAACGGTCTGACTGGCTTCCAACTCTAGAAGCTACTCTTTCCCTAGATCAGGAGTCTGTTAGAAGGGTGGGGGATGATACTATAGGAGGGCCAGCTATTTCCCGGCAACTGCGGCTAATCCGAATTTTAATGAGGGATCTCTTGATTGGA GTGAACTATGTGCACAGCCATGGCCTTGCACATACAGAGCTAAGGCTTGAAAATTTGCACATTAGCGCGGTGGATAAACATATTAAG GTAGGTATATTGGGAAATGCTTCTGACTTTAATGAGGCTGATCCTGCGGATAACACATCATATGACAATATGGATAGGAGGAGAATGATGATTGCATTTGACATGAG ATGTGTTGGATTCATCATGGCAAAAATGGTTTTGAGGGAACTCATGGACCCAACGATCTTTGCCAAGTTCAAAGCATTCCTCACCAAG GGAAATGATCCCTCCTGTTTGCGGGAGTTTCTTCTGCATGCTGTAAAAAGAAATTCTTCGGTCGGAAACTTTGGTATACAA ATACTCGATAGGAACTGGGGTGCAGGTTGGCATTTGCTTTCAGTACTCCTTGCACCTAAACCTTTGGACAGGATAAG TTGCTTAAATGCTCTGAGGCATCCCTTCTTGTGTGGACCAAAATGGCGTGTGAACCCATCTATTGATCTAATCAGATGGAGTCTTGGCTCAACCACTGTTCGAATTGCAGAGGAATATATTTATGGGCAACAGCAG CGAAGTAGGCTTGCTCATTTTGTCGAATTAATGGAGATGCTGAATCCTTATCCAAAGCCAAAG CATTGGTTGGGATTGCTTCCTGGAAAGTGGCGGCTGTTATATTGTACTGGAAGACATATAGGGTTGACCCTTCGACAGCCTTCTGTTAGAGTACTCATTGGGGAAGTATACCTAACAATATCTAAAGTGTCACAACCTAAGACCACATTTTCAGCTGCCTCACATATTAGCTTCACAGTTATGGCTGGTCGTGACTGGGCTCATGACAAGTCTGGCGTTGGGGGAGAACTGCAAGTTAATTCCTTTTTCAGATTGAGAGCTGGGAGACGGTTATATCTTGAGGAGGAAACTATCAGCTCAAAGTTTCCTTCAGCTACACAGGATGCTCAAGCTTCCGTCCTGAAAAGGCTATCTAGTAAAAAGTGGAGGAAAGCAATCCCGATATACGAAATCCCTTCCAGCCTTTCCGTAGCTAAACTTGTGTCGGATGAAATCGATGTGATGATGAGTCTTAATAAACCACTGAATGGAAACATGGAAGTTGCACAGAAAGCAATTCAAGAAGTACGCACCCAAATACCTCCTGAAATGTTCGATCTGTCAAAAATCGTTTGCGGAACATATTTAGATTCAAGATTGCTTGTCCTTCGAAGTGTAAATGGATCTGCCCTCTTCTTCCATAGATGTACAAATGACAGCTGA
- the LOC101254575 gene encoding splicing factor SF3a60 homolog, translating into MSSTLLEVTRASHEEVERFERLIVKDLQTEPATNKDRLHQSHRVRNMIEQIIDTTHKLVDIYEDKDGARKDEIAALGGQTATGTNVFSAFYDRLKEIREYHRRHPAARAIIDTGDEYEQLLKEEPQIEFSGEEGSGRYLDLHELFNEYINSKFGEPIEYTAYLNVFSEPQKIPRKAKTTRRYLEYLQKLLEYLVYFFERTEPLQDLDRIFSKVTSEFEEEWTLGKVEGWENNGQENGSAPENYTVIDLDYYSTAEELMVVGPEKLKEALGALGLKTGGTIQQRAERLFLTKNISLEKLDRKHFAKGSWKPEQNSVVATSHVGDVKEIALLEAKIRRLCDLLDETIVRTRENVEKKQALTYEEMEAEREEDDVQAESESDDEDQQIYNPLKLPMGWDGKPIPYWLYKLHGLGQEFKCEICGNHSYWGRRAYERHFKEWRHQHGMRCLGIPNTKNFNEITSIEEAKLLWERIQERQGVNKWRPDLEEEYEDQEGNIYNKKTYTDLQRQGLI; encoded by the exons ATGTCGTCGACTCTACTGGAGGTGACTCGTGCATCGCACGAGGAAGTTGAGCGGTTCGAGCGCCTTATTGTGAAGGATCTCCAGACTGAGCCGGCCACTAACAAGGACCGGCTCCACCAGAGCCACCGCGTTCGTAACATGATCGAGCAAATCATTGATACCACACACAAACTA GTAGATATATATGAAGACAAAGACGGAGCGAGGAAGGATGAAATTGCAGCTCTGGGAGGCCAGACAGCAACTGGAACAAATGTGTTTAGTGCATTTTATGACAGATTGAAAGAG ATTCGTGAGTACCATAGAAGGCATCCTGCTGCGCGTGCTATTATTGATACTGGTGATGAATATGAGCAGCTCCTCAAAGAAGAACCACAAATTGAGTTTAGCGGCGAG GAAGGTTCTGGGCGATACCTTGACTTACATGAATTGTTTAACGAGTATATCAACTCCAAATTTGGTGAACCAATTGAATACACGGCTTATCTTAATGTATTTTCTGAACCACAGAAGATTCCTCGTAAAGCAAAGACGACTAG GCGGTACCTAGAATATTTGCAGAAACTATTGGAGTATCTGGTCTACTTTTTTGAGCGGACGGAGCCCTTGCAGGATCTTGATAGGATATTTTCAAAG GTAACAAGTGAATTCGAAGAGGAGTGGACTTTGGGCAAGGTAGAAGGATGGGAAAATAATGGTCAGGAAAATGGAAGTGCTCCAGAGAATTATACTGTGATTGATCTTGATTATTATAGTACAGCTGAGGAGCTGATGGTAGTGGGACCAGAGAAGTTAAAGGAG GCATTGGGAGCACTGGGACTGAAGACAGGAGGTACTATTCAGCAACGTGCCGAGAGACTTTTCCTTACGAAG AACATCTCGCTTGAAAAACTAGACAGAAAGCATTTCGCCAAGGGTTCGTGGAAACCAGAACAAAACAGTGTTGTTGCGACTTCTCACGTGGGTGATGTTAAAGAGATTGCTCTCTTGGAAGCCAAGATAAGAAGGCTATGTGATCTGTTGGATGAG ACAATTGTGCGGACAAGAGAAAATGTTGAGAAAAAGCAGGCTTTGACATATGAAGAAATGGAGGCAGAACGTGAAGAG GACGATGTTCAGGCTGAGTCTGAGAGTGATGATGAAGACCAACAAATTTATAATCCTCTGAAATTGCCAATGGGCTGGGATGGGAAACCTATTCCATACTGGTTGTATAAACTTCACGGTCTTGGTCAG GAGTTCAAGTGTGAGATATGTGGGAACCATAGTTACTGGGGCCGTAGGGCTTATGAGCGGCATTTCAAGGAATGGAGACATCAACATGGGATGCGTTGTCTCGGTATCCCAAATACTAAAAACTTCAATGAGATCACATCAATCGAA GAAGCCAAGCTACTTTGGGAAAGAATCCAAGAAAGACAAGGGGTGAATAAGTGGCGCCCTGATCTTGAAGAAGAATATGAAGATCAAGAGGGCAACATCTACAACAAAAAGACATATACTGATCTTCAACGCCAGGGATTGATATAG